A genome region from Trichoplusia ni isolate ovarian cell line Hi5 unplaced genomic scaffold, tn1 tig00003150, whole genome shotgun sequence includes the following:
- the LOC113507792 gene encoding 85/88 kDa calcium-independent phospholipase A2 isoform X3, with amino-acid sequence MLNSIFRGLLGTEEAPTKVLEVRSDNYISRPIHYREDSILLYGPKNPPDSKNSKDKYYEIVLHKPFTESLHQMYSLYRAKSIEDAEEKFIVFKERIPTFIQITKECTVAILQKLCNTLLEHQSWTIAHLAAHFGLNELFNSPEVQKHIDDIDSQTGATPLMVAVKSCHVRLVQSLVSLNCSLDTIDLEGNTVYHYAAASNKEIINALATKSPSSLNVYNKQGYTPLHTACLADAPDCVRALMLAGADVNLSAAKRTTSAHQGIVGDLLQDNQPKLYQQDMKHGGTPIHWAISREVIEALVDKNCDINALNFDGRTALHIMVLRGRLECAIALLSRGAEHSIGDNEGNTPLHLAVKQTNLSIVQALIVFGADLEAKNNMGNTPRHVLRTEMSNSSYDRILYILHAVGAKRCPAEVSGCGASCSARGDYNGVPPAAVARACTRDLVNHMLAVAAMDRAACLDTDHKQGRLLCLDGGGIRGLVLVQVLINLEEAVGRPIVHCFDWIAGTSTGGILALALASGKSLRECQRLYFRMKEFAFVGMRPYPSEALETILKECLGTETVMADIEHPKLMILAVLADRKPVDLHLFRNYKSAQEILDEHNGTQCPRAEAGDQASVVSLSSPPPPAEQLVWQAARATGAAPSYFRASGRYLDGGLMGNNPTLDVLTELTELNLALRATGQHEEAKKTNLKVVVSCGTGLIPVTKLNDIDVFKPESLWDTARLAWGLSAIGGLLVDQATQSDGRVVERARAWCAGLGVPYYRFAPQMSRDVPMDERGDDVLVTMLWEAHSYMYAQRDQVKELAALLAHTETAMAK; translated from the exons ATGCTAAATTCAA tttttcgTGGTCTCTTGGGGACCGAAGAGGCGCCAACTAAGGTATTAGAGGTGCGATCAGACAACTACATCTCAAGGCCAATACATTACCGAGAAGACTCAATTTTATTATACGGACCAAAAAACCCGCCTGATAGTAAAAATTCTAAAGACAAATATTATGAGATAGTGCTTCATAAACCTTTTACTGAGAGTTTACATCAGATGTACag TTTATATCGAGCAAAATCCATTGAAGATGCTGAGGAAAAATTCATTGTCTTCAAAGAAAGAATACCAACTTTcattcaaataacaaaagag tGCACAGTGGCGATACTCCAAAAGCTATGCAACACATTATTGGAGCATCAGTCATGGACCATCGCACATTTAGCAGCTCATTTTGGCCTGAATGAACTGTTCAACTCTCCCGAAGTTCAGAAACATATTGACGATATTGATTCGCAGACTGGAGCCACACCACTGATG GTGGCTGTGAAGTCATGTCATGTGCGCTTGGTTCAAAGTTTAGTCTCTTTGAACTGCTCCTTAGACACGATCGACCTTGAAGGCAACACCGTGTACCACTACGCGGCCGCCagtaataaagaaattattaat GCCCTCGCTACAAAGAGCCCGTCCTCGCTGAACGTGTACAACAAGCAGGGCTACACGCCGCTGCACACGGCGTGCCTGGCGGACGCGCCGGACTGCGTGCGCGCGCTCATGCTGGCGGGCGCCGACGTCAACCTGTCCGCCGCCAAGCGGACCACCAGCGCGCACCAAG GCATTGTCGGCGACCTATTGCAGGATAACCAACCGAAACTGTACCAGCAAGATATGAAACATGGAGGGACGCCTATACACTGGGCTATATCTCGCGAAGTTATTGAAGCTTTAGTCGACAAGAACTGTGATATTAACGCCCTTAATTTCGATGGAAGGACAGCTCTACATATAATGGTTTTGCGTGGTCGGTTGGAATGTGCTATAGCCTTATTATCCAGGGGTGCAGAACATTCCATTGGCGACAACGAAGGCAATACTCCGTTACATTTGGCCGTCAAACAAACGAACCTCTCCATCGTTCAAGCTTTGATTGTTTTCGGCGCTGATCTGGAAGCTAAGAACAATATGGGGAACACGCCCAGACATGTTCTACGTACGGAGATGTCAAATAGCAGCTATGATAGGATATTGTATATTTTGCATGCTGTCGGTGCTAAAAG ATGTCCAGCAGAAGTGAGTGGTTGTGGCGCCAGTTGTTCGGCCCGCGGCGACTACAACGGCGTCCCGCCCGCGGCCGTGGCCCGCGCCTGCACGCGGGACCTCGTCAACCACATGCTGGCCGTCGCCGCCATGGACCGCGCCGCCTGCCTCGACACGGACCACAAGCAGGGACG CTTACTATGCTTAGACGGCGGTGGTATCCGAGGTTTAGTATTAGTCCAAGTGTTGATCAATCTAGAAGAGGCAGTAGGCAGGCCTATAGTCCATTGCTTCGACTGGATAGCTGGCACCAGCACTGGCGGGATCCTGGCACTGGCTCTGGCAAGTGGGAAGTCTCTGAGGGAGTGCCAGAGACTGTATTTCAGAATGAAGGAGTTCGCGTTTGTTGGTATGCGGCCTTATCCATCAGAGGCCCTGGAAACTATTCTAAAGGAATGTTTGG GTACTGAAACGGTTATGGCAGATATAGAACACCCAAAGCTAATGATTTTAGCTGTGTTAGCGGACAGAAAGCCGGTTGACCTGCATTTATTCAGGAACTATAAATCTGCTCAAGAAATACTTGATGAACACAATGGGACACAGT GTCCCCGCGCGGAGGCGGGCGACCAGGCGTCAGTGGTGTCGCTGtcgtcgccgccgccgcccgccgagCAGCTGGTGTGGCAGGCCGCGCGGGCCACCGGCGCGGCGCCCTCCTACTTCCGGGCCTCGGGCAG ATACTTAGACGGTGGTCTCATGGGTAATAACCCTACACTGGACGTATTGACAGAACTCACAGAGTTGAACCTTGCATTACGAGCCACTGGACAACACGAAGAAGCAAAGAAAACCAACCTTAAAGTTGTTGTATCCTGTGGCACAG GTCTCATACCTGTCACAAAATTGAATGACATAGACGTCTTCAAACCGGAGAGTCTGTGGGACACAGCTAGACTCGCTTGGGGACTGTCCGCTATCGGAGGTCTTCTTGTCGACCAG GCCACGCAGTCGGACGGGCGCGTGGTGGAGCGCGCGCGGGCGTGGTGCGCGGGGCTGGGCGTGCCGTACTACCGGTTCGCGCCGCAGATGTCTCGCGACGTGCCCATGGACGAGCGCGGCGACGACGTGCTGGTCACCATGCTGTGGGAGGCGCACTCCTACATGTACGCGCAGCGCGACCAGGTCAAGGAGCTCGCCGCGCTGCTCGCGCACACAG AGACAGCCATGGCAAAGTAA